One Ictalurus furcatus strain D&B chromosome 21, Billie_1.0, whole genome shotgun sequence genomic region harbors:
- the LOC128625198 gene encoding dual specificity calcium/calmodulin-dependent 3',5'-cyclic nucleotide phosphodiesterase 1B-like isoform X2 → MAELVNVKKTFLHSSICRLKRMVQQLEVSDVDFEELKRNLEFTASLLEALYTNETQPSLNADDDLQLRSDVVPVEVRDWLASTFTQRVQPIRRRPEEKPRFRSIVHAVQAGIFVERMFRKAYSAAMPDQPADVLNCLRDLDRWSFDVFALDALSSGHSLKTLFIELIIKHQLNSRFKVPISCLMSFLCELERGYSKHTNAYHNHTHAADITHTVHCLLLRTGVLYWLTELEVLACLFAAAIHDYEHTGNTNTFHICTRSELAMIYNDRSVQESHHVSAAFRLLQEENTNIFMNLTRPEWHELRSLVIEMVLGTDMSSHVLQVKAMRTCLQQHESIDKPKALSLILHAADISHPAKSWSLHSRWTPRLMEEFFTQGDKEAELGLAISPLCDRQNTPVAQSQIAFIEFIVEPTFSLISDMSEKIIIPLIQDTTDPSPTCSRYRGLQWTVGDLVSFRSMWMRHTEENKSRWRDKIKNGVSDFRDESETQTGQETA, encoded by the exons atgGCTGAATTagtgaatgtgaaaaaaacattCCTGCACTCTTCCATCTGtag GCTGAAGCGGATGGTGCAGCAGTTGGAGGTCAGTGATGTGGACTTTGAGGAGCTGAAGAGGAACCTGGAGTTCACCGCCTCATTACTGGAGGCACTTTACACCAACgaaacaca gccTTCCCTCAATGCCGATGATGACCTACAGCTTCGCTCTGATGTCGTTCCTGTGGAGGTTCGTGATTGGCTCGCGTCCACATTTACTCAGAGagtccagccaatcagaaggcGGCCAGAGGAGAAACCAAGATTCCGCAGCATCGTTCATGCAGTGCAGGCTGGGATATTCGTGGAGCG GATGTTCCGTAAAGCATACTCAGCTGCGATGCCGGATCAACCTGCTGATGTGCTCAACTGTTTAAGG GATTTGGACAGGTGGAGTTTTGATGTGTTTGCTCTGGATGCTCTCAGTTCGGGCCATTCGCTAAAAACACTCTTCATCGAGCtgatcatcaaacaccaactgAACAGCAGATTTAAG GTGCCGATTTCATGTTTGATGTCATTCCTGTGTGAGTTGGAACGCGGTTACAGCAAACATACAAATGCgtatcacaatcacacacacgccgccgacatcacacacacagtgcactgtCTACTGCTGCGCACCGGAGTACTg tactgGTTGACAGAGTTGGAGGTGTTGGCGTGTCTGTTTGCGGCAGCCATTCATGATTATGAACACACAGGAAACACCAACACCTTCCACATATGCACACG gtctgaACTGGCGATGATATATAACGATCGCTCAGTGCAGGAGAGTCACCACGTCAGTGCTGCATTCCGCCTCCTGCAGGAGGAAAACACAAATATCTTCATGAACCTGACACGCCCCGAATGGCA tgagctCCGGTCTCTGGTGATAGAGATGGTGTTGGGAACAGACATGTCCTCTCACGTTCTGCAGGTTAAAGCCATGAGGACGTGTTTACAGCAGCATGAAAG CATTGATAAACCGAAGGCGTTGTCTCTGATTCTGCATGCGGCTGATATCAGTCACCCTGCTAAATCCTGGAGTTTACACTCACGCTGGACCCCCAGACTGATGGAGGAGTTTTTCACAcaa gGAGATAAAGAAGCTGAACTGGGTTTGGCTATCTCACCTCTGTGTGACAGACAGAACACACCTGTCGCTCAGTCACAGATCG CTTTTATAGAGTTCATCGTGGAGCCAACGTTTTCATTAATCAGCGACATGTCGGAGAAAATCATCATCCCTCTGATACAGGACACAACTGATCCATCTCCAACCTGCAGCAGATACCG gggtctACAGTGGACTGTGGGGGACCTCGTTAGCTTCAGATCCATGTGGATGAGACACACTGAGGAGAACAAGAGCAGGTGGAgggataaaataaagaatg GTGTGTCTGATTTCAGAGATGAATCTGAAACACAGACAGGACAAGAAACTGCATGA
- the LOC128625198 gene encoding dual specificity calcium/calmodulin-dependent 3',5'-cyclic nucleotide phosphodiesterase 1B-like isoform X1, with protein sequence MAPQHGKTLNTHISADTWRSTIILLKRMVQQLEVSDVDFEELKRNLEFTASLLEALYTNETQPSLNADDDLQLRSDVVPVEVRDWLASTFTQRVQPIRRRPEEKPRFRSIVHAVQAGIFVERMFRKAYSAAMPDQPADVLNCLRDLDRWSFDVFALDALSSGHSLKTLFIELIIKHQLNSRFKVPISCLMSFLCELERGYSKHTNAYHNHTHAADITHTVHCLLLRTGVLYWLTELEVLACLFAAAIHDYEHTGNTNTFHICTRSELAMIYNDRSVQESHHVSAAFRLLQEENTNIFMNLTRPEWHELRSLVIEMVLGTDMSSHVLQVKAMRTCLQQHESIDKPKALSLILHAADISHPAKSWSLHSRWTPRLMEEFFTQGDKEAELGLAISPLCDRQNTPVAQSQIAFIEFIVEPTFSLISDMSEKIIIPLIQDTTDPSPTCSRYRGLQWTVGDLVSFRSMWMRHTEENKSRWRDKIKNGVSDFRDESETQTGQETA encoded by the exons ATGGCACCACAACACGgaaaaacactgaacacacacatcagtgcgGACACATGGAGGTCCACCATCATACT GCTGAAGCGGATGGTGCAGCAGTTGGAGGTCAGTGATGTGGACTTTGAGGAGCTGAAGAGGAACCTGGAGTTCACCGCCTCATTACTGGAGGCACTTTACACCAACgaaacaca gccTTCCCTCAATGCCGATGATGACCTACAGCTTCGCTCTGATGTCGTTCCTGTGGAGGTTCGTGATTGGCTCGCGTCCACATTTACTCAGAGagtccagccaatcagaaggcGGCCAGAGGAGAAACCAAGATTCCGCAGCATCGTTCATGCAGTGCAGGCTGGGATATTCGTGGAGCG GATGTTCCGTAAAGCATACTCAGCTGCGATGCCGGATCAACCTGCTGATGTGCTCAACTGTTTAAGG GATTTGGACAGGTGGAGTTTTGATGTGTTTGCTCTGGATGCTCTCAGTTCGGGCCATTCGCTAAAAACACTCTTCATCGAGCtgatcatcaaacaccaactgAACAGCAGATTTAAG GTGCCGATTTCATGTTTGATGTCATTCCTGTGTGAGTTGGAACGCGGTTACAGCAAACATACAAATGCgtatcacaatcacacacacgccgccgacatcacacacacagtgcactgtCTACTGCTGCGCACCGGAGTACTg tactgGTTGACAGAGTTGGAGGTGTTGGCGTGTCTGTTTGCGGCAGCCATTCATGATTATGAACACACAGGAAACACCAACACCTTCCACATATGCACACG gtctgaACTGGCGATGATATATAACGATCGCTCAGTGCAGGAGAGTCACCACGTCAGTGCTGCATTCCGCCTCCTGCAGGAGGAAAACACAAATATCTTCATGAACCTGACACGCCCCGAATGGCA tgagctCCGGTCTCTGGTGATAGAGATGGTGTTGGGAACAGACATGTCCTCTCACGTTCTGCAGGTTAAAGCCATGAGGACGTGTTTACAGCAGCATGAAAG CATTGATAAACCGAAGGCGTTGTCTCTGATTCTGCATGCGGCTGATATCAGTCACCCTGCTAAATCCTGGAGTTTACACTCACGCTGGACCCCCAGACTGATGGAGGAGTTTTTCACAcaa gGAGATAAAGAAGCTGAACTGGGTTTGGCTATCTCACCTCTGTGTGACAGACAGAACACACCTGTCGCTCAGTCACAGATCG CTTTTATAGAGTTCATCGTGGAGCCAACGTTTTCATTAATCAGCGACATGTCGGAGAAAATCATCATCCCTCTGATACAGGACACAACTGATCCATCTCCAACCTGCAGCAGATACCG gggtctACAGTGGACTGTGGGGGACCTCGTTAGCTTCAGATCCATGTGGATGAGACACACTGAGGAGAACAAGAGCAGGTGGAgggataaaataaagaatg GTGTGTCTGATTTCAGAGATGAATCTGAAACACAGACAGGACAAGAAACTGCATGA
- the nckap1l gene encoding nck-associated protein 1-like: MAYQLKLAEKLVVLNERGRGVLIRMNYIKKTCADPKRRPAFFTDKSMEPAIKFINRKFPNIDFRGGSQQLSNVQKQKSAILEALGSFYDSFIDVLEFRDHVYEVLNTIDACQCFFNIAVNYDFTKNYLDLISTYASVILMLSRIDDRKALIGMYNCAYELSNGSSDPSFPRLGQMIIEYENPLKKLTEEFGPHTKSVTEALVSLQFVYPRRNLQVEQWRSAQLLSIINTPAAMINPETSDTMACEYLSVEVMERWIILGFLLCHSSLAANAVSLDLWKMALRSGFYVTLIRDEVINVHKMSEEHFDNIKGYSKRIADIKECKEHATANCGAIHREKRHFLRNALKELTKVLEDQPALLGPKVLFVFMALSFSRDEICWLVRHHENVPKTKTPEDYTDALMAELLFYMEKLRALLQRYSSVIQRYHLQYLSRFDALILNDTIQSIVVCPEEESVLMTSFVSDLSALTLKQLESGDELDFRALRLDWLRLQAYTSVSKAPLALKDYTDLAKIMNMTQFHTRMMDDLDELLTETADLSILGFYPRVYERLFSQSSDDASMHRYLMAFPMTCSHFSHCTHTLCPEEAEMMEKHTLRLCVMFLEQIANQTCSVFLDISAEHSNLHEQLLPKHSAETISTARNKKMKKPPPKKGEPVKNKPGAESQRKNRSVVTTMDKLHVALIELGSSYSVCSEFSVFKHLIVPAEFLITQLELRLSKIIVRLVNFNPNTHEICRPSELLALIESYMTSLHTLSSFINTDVSRVMRSVLLQHTHPLDAQGTHTITTLYTNWYLESLLRQASGGVIAHCPTMHCFINLSVENEQSFRADEYSDICELRALAELIGPYGMKFLGENLMWHITSQITELKKLVFENMDLLVQIRAKFDKPDITSSLQKRLTGCENVLKRLTIIGVILSFRTMAQEALEEVMQKHCPFLMGPIECVRDLINPDTDIKVVLSVYELACSAGVQCDIDPTLVVAIANMRSDNASGEEEYKLVCLLLVFAAVSLPILAIDQNSFYSREHGGHQNNIHCLASAINHLAAAMFTVQNKNIEQHLREFLLIASSALLQLGQNIEKVEIKHRDSVYLLLDMIVDQSPFLSQDVLENCFPYVLLRNAYREVHRTFIHTVG; encoded by the exons ATGGCTTACCAACTAAAACTAGCAGAGAAACTGGTGGTTCTCAATGAGCGGGGAAGAGGAGTGTTAATCCGCATGAATTACATCAAAAAG ACGTGTGCGGATCCGAAACGACGGCCTGCGTTTTTCACTGATAAATCAATGGAACCTGCAATAAAATTCATCAACAGGAAATTTCCGAACATTGACTTCAGAGGAGGAAGT CAGCAGCTCAGCAACGTTCAGAAACAGAAATCAGCCATTCTGGAGGCTCTCGGCAGTTTTTATGATTCTTTCATCGATGTCTTGGAGTTCAGG GATCATGTTTATGAGGTGCTGAACACCATCGATGCCTGCCAGTGTTTCTTTAACATC GCGGTGAACTATGACTTCACTAAGAATTACCTGGACCTGATCAGCACCTACGCTTCCGTCATTTTAATGCTATCACGCATTGATGATCGAAAAGCTCTGATCGGGATGTACAACTGCGCATACGAGCTCTCAAATGGCAGCAG TGACCCATCGTTTCCTCGCCTCGGACAAATGATCATTGAGTACGAAAATCCTCTAAAAAAACTCACTGAGGAGTTTGGACCACACaccaag tcAGTGACAGAGGCTCTGGTGTCGCTGCAGTTTGTTTATCCTCGAAGGAACCTGCAGGTGGAGCAGTGGCGCAGTGCTCAGCTTCTGAGCATCATCAACACACCAGCGGCCATGATCAATCCCGAGACCAGTGACACG atggCATGTGAGTATTTATCTGTGGAAGTGATGGAGCGCTGGATAATTT tgggaTTCCTGTTGTGCCACAGCAGTCTGGCAGCAAACGCTGTGTCTCTGGATTTGTGGAAAATGGCTTTACGCAGCGGTTTTTACGTCACACTCATCAGAGATGAAGTTATTAATGTCCACAAAATGTCTGAGGAACATTTCGACAACATCAAAGG TTACAGTAAACGAATTGCTGATATTAAGGAGTGTAAAGAACACGCAACGGCTAACTG TGGAGCGATTCATCGGGAGAAACGACACTTCCTGAGAAACGCTTTAAAGGAGCTGACGAAGGTGTTGGAGGATCAACCTGCTCTGCTTGGACCAAAG gtgttgtttgtgtttatggCTCTGTCATTCTCGCGTGATGAAATCTGCTGGTTGGTGCGTCATCATGAAAATGTCCCAAAAACTAAAACTCCTGAAGATTACACTGATGC GCTGAtggcagagctgctgttctacaTGGAGAAGCTTCGAGCTCTTCTGCAGCGTTATAGCTCCGTTATTCAGCGTTACCATCTGCAGTATCTCTCTCGCTTCGATGCTCTTATACTCAACGACACTATACAG AGCATCGTTGTGTGTCCTGAAGAGGAATCAGTGCTCATGACGTCGTTTGTCTCTGATCTGAGCGCACTCACACTCAAACAGC TGGAGAGTGGCGATGAACTGGATTTTAGAGCTCTTAGACTTGACTGGTTGCGATTACAG gcATACACGAGTGTGTCTAAAGCCCCTTTAGCTCTGAAGGACTATACTGATCTCGCTAAAATCATGAACATGACCCAGTTTCACACCCGAATGATGGACGACTTGGACGAACTTCTCACTGAGACGGCCGATTTGTCCATACtcgg gttttACCCGCGAGTGTATGAGCGTTTGTTCTCTCAGAGCAGTGATGATGCATCGATGCACAGATATCTGATGGCCTTCCCAATGACCTGCTCTCACTTCagccactgcacacacacactgtgtcctGAAGAG gcaGAGATGATGGAGAAACACACCCTCAGGCTGTGTGTGATGTTCCTGGAGCAGATCGCTAATCAGACGTGTTCAGTCTTTCTGgatatttctgctgaacacaGTAACCTGCATGAACag ttgttgcCTAAACACTCAGCTGAGACGATCAGTACTGCGCGcaacaagaaaatgaaaaaacctCCACCGAAGAAAGGAGAGCCGGTGAAGAACAAACCTGGAGCTGAGAGTCAGAGAAAGAACAGATCTGTCGTTACCAc GATGGATAAACTGCATGTGGCTCTGATAGAGCTCGGCTCCTCGtacagtgtgtgttcagagttCAGTGTGTTTAAACACCTCATAGTTCCTGCAGAGTTCCTCATCACACAGCTGGAACTGCGCCTCAGCAA gatCATTGTGCGTTTGGTAAACTTTAACCCGAACACGCATGAGATCTGTCGTCCCTCTGAGCTGCTGGCGCTGATCGAGTCGTACATGACCAGCTTACACACACTGAGCTCCTTCATCAACACCGACGTCAGCCGCGTCATGAGGAGCGTcctgctgcagcacacacacccgCTCGACGCTCAGGGaacacacaccatcaccacGCTCTACACAAACTG GTATTTGGAGAGTTTGTTGCGGCAGGCAAGTGGTGGCGTCATCGCTCACtgtcccacaatgcactgcttcATCAATCTCAGTGTGGAGAACGAACAGAGCTTCAGAGCCGACGAGTACTCTGACATCTGCG agttgcGTGCTCTGGCAGAGCTGATAGGTCCATATGGAATGAAGTTTCTTGGAGAGAATCTGATGTGGCACATCACGTCTCAGATCACAGAGCTAAAG AAGCTGGTGTTTGAGAACATGGACCTTTTGGTGCAGATCCGAGCAAAGTTTGACAAACCTGACATCACAAGCAGCCTTCAGAAGAGGCTCACAG GGTGTGAGAATGTGCTGAAGCGTTTGACCATCATCGGAGTGATCCTGTCGTTCCGCACCATGGCTCAGGAGGCGCTGGAGGAG gtgatgcaaAAACACTGTCCATTCCTGATGGGACCcattgagtgtgtgagagatctGATCAACCCTGACACTGACATCaag GTGGTGTTGAGTGTGTATGAGCTGGCGTGTTCAGCCGGGGTGCAGTGTGACATTGACCCAACCCTCGTTGTTGCCATCGCTAACATGCGCTCAG aCAACGCCTCAGGGGAGGAGGAATATAAACTGGTATGTCTGCTGCTGGTGTTCGCTGCTGTTTCACTGCCCATTCTGGCCATCGACCAAAACTCATTCTACAGCCGAGAACATGgag GTCACCAAAACAACATCCACTGTCTCGCCTCAGCCATTAACCACCTCGCTGCTGCCATGTTCACCGTCCAGAACAAGAACATCGAACAGCACCTCCGCGAGTTCCtgctg ATTGCGTCATCAGCGTTATTGCAGCTTGGACAGAACATCGAGAAAGTGGAGATCAAACACAGAGACTCTGTCTACCTGCTGCTGGACATG ataGTGGACCAATCTCCGTTCCTCAGTCAGGATGTGTTGGAGAACTGTTTCCCCTACGTGCTGCTGCGTAATGCCTACAGAGAAGTGCACAGGACTTTCATACACACTGtgggataa
- the sp1 gene encoding transcription factor Sp1 → MSDQQSEMTNLVDNHGEHIRKASSGQEAQQPSPLALLAATCSRIDENDTQQEATQIDINSAQMSQNANGWQIIPQLIPQINSGCDKGVSQKPGGGEAEQQQQQQQQQFVLSPTALQGQQVLTALSGVLPNIQYQVIPQFHTVDGQQLQFTQTSHDASGTGQIQLVSSANGSQPLITTAANQTTGSGNILTVPGMIPFHNFTLGNSVLTNQTPFINMPLALNNITLLPVSTGANTVKSDEVSNGANQQLVQSQQTTIAAVSTSECVSSTHTPSTHTPSSYTDTVSAPNTTMTANTFHNVTAGISVQSDGRDAQQFFIQPQQLLQGTSTLPTVQSGAISAGHVITAHTLPQDGLQNLQIQSLNNGPILLRTVGPNGQVSWQTLQLQSPAGAQITVASLPSVTSFPGLTQSGTINLNSAGLQLNQLQEVPITINTAGDQGAAGDVMDDSMLDQSLDTTPPSRRSRREACTCPYCKDGDGRTDPSKKKQHICHITGCGKVYGKTSHLRAHLRWHSGERPFVCNWAHCGKRFTRSDELQRHRRTHTGEKKFSCPECPKRFMRSDHLSKHIRTHTKKKPMGSAESGPDQTLITMETLSPDGMARLASSGISVVQVGDVHPINLNTNGF, encoded by the exons ATGAGTG ATCAGCAGAGTGAAATGACCAACCTGGTGGACAACCATGGAGAACATATCAGGAAAGCCAGTTCAGGccaa GAAGCACAGCAGCCGTCTCCTTTAGCCCTTTTGGCTGCCACCTGCAGTCGGATAGATGAAAACGACACCCAACAGGAAGCAACTCAGATTGACATAAACTCCGCTCAGATGTCTCAGAACGCTAACGGCTGGCAGATTATCCCTCAGCTCATTCCTCAGATAAACAGTGGCTGTGATAAAGGCGTGTCTCAGAAGCCGGGTGGCGGTGAAgcggagcagcagcagcagcagcagcagcagcaatttGTTTTGTCTCCTACAGCGTTACAGGGTCAGCAGGTCCTCACGGCGCTGTCCGGGGTTTTACCCAACATTCAGTACCAGGTCATTCCTCAGTTCCACACTGTGGACGGACAGCAGCTCCAGTTCACTCAGACGTCCCATGATGCTTCAGGAACAGGACAGATACAGCTTGTTTCATCAGCCAATGGAAGCCAGCCTCTTATTACCACAGCAGccaatcagaccacaggaaGTGGAAACATCCTCACAGTTCCTGGAATGATTCCTTTCCATAACTTCACATTAGGAAACTcggttctgaccaatcagacgcCATTTATTAACATGCCTTTAGCACTCAATAACATCACTCTGCTTCCTGTTAGCACAGGAGCTAACACAGTGAAAAGTGATGAAGTGTCTAATGGAGCCAATCAGCAGCTTGTCCAAAGCCAACAGACGACAATAGCAGCAGTGTCCACATCAGAGTGTgtcagcagcacacacactcccagcacacacactcccagTTCGTACACGGACACTGTTTCAGCTCCAAACACCACCATGACCGCCAACACGTTCCACAACGTTACTGCAGGAATCTCTGTCCAGTCTGACGGCAGAGATGCACAGCAGTTCTTTATCCAGCCTCAGCAGCTCCTTCAGGGAACGTCCACTTTACCAACTGTCCAATCAGGAGCCATTTCTGCAGGTCATGTGATCACTGCGCACACTCTTCCTCAAGATGGCCTTCAGAACCTGCAGATCCAGTCGCTCAATAACGGGCCGATCCTGCTGAGGACGGTGGGGCCGAACGGACAGGTCAGCTGGCAGACGCTTCAgctgcagagtcctgctggagcTCAGATCACTGTGGCATCACTTCCTTCTGTGACCTCATTTCCTGGACTCACTCAGTCTGGCACCATTAACCTGAACAGTGCTGGACTGCAGCTGAACCAACTACAGGAAGTTCCGATCACCATCAACACAGCAG GTGATCAGGGAGCTGCAGGAGACGTCATGGACGACTCGATGTTGGATCAGAGTTTAGACACGACTCCTCCGAGTCGCCGCTCACGCAGAGAAGCGTGCACATGTCCATACTGCAAGGATGGAGATGGacg CACTGACCCCAGTAAGAAGAAGCAGCACATCTGCCACATCACAGGCTGTGGGAAGGTTTATGGGAAGACGTCTCACCTGCGGGCACACCTGCGCTGGCACTCGGGCGAGCGGCCGTTTGTCTGCAACTGGGCTCACTGTGGGAAACGATTCACCCGCTCCGACGAGCTGCAGAGACACCGGCGCACACACactg ggGAAAAGAAGTTTTCGTGTCCTGAGTGTCCGAAGCGTTTTATGCGCAGTGATCACCTGTCCAAACACATCCGTACCCACACAAAGAAGAAGCCGATGGGGAGCGCCGAGAGTGGGCCGGACCAGACGCTCATTACCATGGAGACCCTGTCACCGGATGGCATGGCACGGTTAGCGAGCAGCGGCATCAGTGTGGTGCAAGTGGGAGACGTTCATCCCATTAACCTAAACACTAATGGCTTCTAA